The Malus sylvestris chromosome 12, drMalSylv7.2, whole genome shotgun sequence genome contains a region encoding:
- the LOC126592559 gene encoding low-specificity L-threonine aldolase 1-like isoform X1, which yields MVAENKLFSSPKMVTRTVDLRSDTVTKPCETMRAAMASAEVDDDVLGADPTAFRLESEMAKVMGKEAALFVPSGTMGNLISVLVHCDIRGSEVILGHNSHIHIYENGGIATIGGVHPRTVRNNKDGTMDLDAIEASIRDPRGELVYPTTRLICLENSQANCGGRCLTVEYTDKVGEIAKKHGLKLHIDGARIFNAAIALGVPVDRLVQAADSVSVCLSKGIGAPVGSVIVGSKSFIAKARRLKKTLGGGMRQVGILCAAALVGLHDNVAKLETDHKRAKILAEGLNQIKGLSVDVASVETNILYIHVEEGSNVTTEKLVKNLEEHGVLMMQESSSSIRIVIHHQISASDVQYTLSCFQKALAGGVLEENGN from the exons ATGGTAGctgaaaacaaacttt TTTCTTCGCCGAAAATGGTAACTAGAACGGTGGATCTCCGATCAGATACGGTCACTAAACCATGCGAAACAATGCGGGCTGCAATGGCGTCGGCTGAAGTTGATGATGATGTACTCGGGGCCGACCCAACGGCATTCCGCTTAGAGTCGGAAATGGCAAAGGTCATGGGGAAGGAAGCGGCACTTTTTGTTCCGTCAGGCACAATGGGAAACCTCATCAGTGTACTTGTGCACTGTGACATCCGAGGAAGCGAAGTCATTCTCGGACACAATTCTCACATTCACATTTACGAGAATGGAGGCATCGCCACAATCGGAGGTGTGCACCCGAGAACGGTTAGAAACAACAAAGACGGAACCATGGATCTTGATGCGATCGAAGCCTCCATCAGAGATCCGAGAGGGGAGCTTGTGTATCCGACGACAAGGCTTATTTGCTTGGAAAATTCTCAGGCAAA CTGCGGTGGTAGATGCCTTACTGTAGAGTACACAGACAAAGTGGGAGAAATAGCCAAGAAACATGGTTTGAAGCTCCACATTGACGGGGCTCGAATTTTCAATGCAGCAATT GCACTCGGTGTTCCTGTTGATAGGCTTGTGCAGGCTGCTGATTCAGTTTCG GTATGTCTGTCAAAAGGTATTGGTGCTCCTGTTGGATCTGTCATTGTTGGTTCGAAAAGCTTTATTGCTAAG GCTAGAAGGCTCAAGAAAACCTTAGGCGGCGGAATGAGACAGGTTGGTATCCTTTGTGCTGCTGCTTTGGTCGGTTTACATGACAATGTTGCGAAGCTTGAGACCGATCACAAGCGAGCTAAGATTTTAGCAG AGGGACTAAATCAAATCAAAGGACTGAGTGTAGATGTCGCTTCGGTTGAGACCAACATT TTATACATACACGTCGAAGAGGGCTCAAATGTTACTACCGAAAAACTAGTCAAGAACTTGGAAGAACACGGTGTACTCATGATGCAAGAGAGCTCGTCAAG CATTAGGATcgttatccaccaccaaatctCTGCAAGTGATGTGCAATACACTCTATCCTGCTTTCAG AAAGCTCTGGCTGGTGGAGTCCTTGAAGAAAATGGAAACTAA
- the LOC126592559 gene encoding low-specificity L-threonine aldolase 1-like isoform X2: MVTRTVDLRSDTVTKPCETMRAAMASAEVDDDVLGADPTAFRLESEMAKVMGKEAALFVPSGTMGNLISVLVHCDIRGSEVILGHNSHIHIYENGGIATIGGVHPRTVRNNKDGTMDLDAIEASIRDPRGELVYPTTRLICLENSQANCGGRCLTVEYTDKVGEIAKKHGLKLHIDGARIFNAAIALGVPVDRLVQAADSVSVCLSKGIGAPVGSVIVGSKSFIAKARRLKKTLGGGMRQVGILCAAALVGLHDNVAKLETDHKRAKILAEGLNQIKGLSVDVASVETNILYIHVEEGSNVTTEKLVKNLEEHGVLMMQESSSSIRIVIHHQISASDVQYTLSCFQKALAGGVLEENGN, translated from the exons ATGGTAACTAGAACGGTGGATCTCCGATCAGATACGGTCACTAAACCATGCGAAACAATGCGGGCTGCAATGGCGTCGGCTGAAGTTGATGATGATGTACTCGGGGCCGACCCAACGGCATTCCGCTTAGAGTCGGAAATGGCAAAGGTCATGGGGAAGGAAGCGGCACTTTTTGTTCCGTCAGGCACAATGGGAAACCTCATCAGTGTACTTGTGCACTGTGACATCCGAGGAAGCGAAGTCATTCTCGGACACAATTCTCACATTCACATTTACGAGAATGGAGGCATCGCCACAATCGGAGGTGTGCACCCGAGAACGGTTAGAAACAACAAAGACGGAACCATGGATCTTGATGCGATCGAAGCCTCCATCAGAGATCCGAGAGGGGAGCTTGTGTATCCGACGACAAGGCTTATTTGCTTGGAAAATTCTCAGGCAAA CTGCGGTGGTAGATGCCTTACTGTAGAGTACACAGACAAAGTGGGAGAAATAGCCAAGAAACATGGTTTGAAGCTCCACATTGACGGGGCTCGAATTTTCAATGCAGCAATT GCACTCGGTGTTCCTGTTGATAGGCTTGTGCAGGCTGCTGATTCAGTTTCG GTATGTCTGTCAAAAGGTATTGGTGCTCCTGTTGGATCTGTCATTGTTGGTTCGAAAAGCTTTATTGCTAAG GCTAGAAGGCTCAAGAAAACCTTAGGCGGCGGAATGAGACAGGTTGGTATCCTTTGTGCTGCTGCTTTGGTCGGTTTACATGACAATGTTGCGAAGCTTGAGACCGATCACAAGCGAGCTAAGATTTTAGCAG AGGGACTAAATCAAATCAAAGGACTGAGTGTAGATGTCGCTTCGGTTGAGACCAACATT TTATACATACACGTCGAAGAGGGCTCAAATGTTACTACCGAAAAACTAGTCAAGAACTTGGAAGAACACGGTGTACTCATGATGCAAGAGAGCTCGTCAAG CATTAGGATcgttatccaccaccaaatctCTGCAAGTGATGTGCAATACACTCTATCCTGCTTTCAG AAAGCTCTGGCTGGTGGAGTCCTTGAAGAAAATGGAAACTAA